In Deltaproteobacteria bacterium, a single window of DNA contains:
- a CDS encoding sigma-70 family RNA polymerase sigma factor — MNEIPLADKGKGVKTATLEYARMPEGRDVVSAKVAGTDSRREEAVLLEEIRRGTPAAVEELFSRYHAKVYSLAKSILKNDADAEEAAQDVFLTVVRKADLFRGQSALYSWIYRICVNTCLMRVRRQRRNGTVPIEEFLPVFTKDGMHANPAGDWSREVERRMLQKELGMMIEKYMDTLPEKYRSVFVLCDVQGFSYEETARIMELSIPAVKSRLHRTRLFLRERLGRYLREGTS, encoded by the coding sequence TTGAATGAAATTCCCCTTGCGGATAAGGGAAAAGGCGTAAAGACCGCCACCCTGGAATATGCGCGAATGCCGGAAGGCAGGGATGTCGTATCCGCAAAGGTCGCCGGTACCGATTCCCGCCGTGAGGAAGCGGTTCTTCTCGAAGAGATCCGCCGGGGAACCCCCGCCGCGGTCGAAGAATTGTTCAGCCGGTATCATGCCAAGGTCTACAGCCTCGCGAAGTCGATACTGAAAAACGACGCCGACGCGGAGGAAGCCGCGCAGGACGTATTCCTGACGGTGGTCCGGAAGGCCGATCTGTTCCGGGGCCAATCCGCTCTTTATTCCTGGATTTACAGGATCTGCGTCAACACCTGCCTGATGCGGGTCAGGAGGCAGCGGAGGAACGGCACCGTCCCGATCGAGGAGTTCCTTCCCGTCTTCACGAAGGATGGGATGCATGCCAATCCCGCGGGGGACTGGAGCAGGGAAGTCGAGCGGCGGATGCTGCAGAAGGAACTGGGGATGATGATAGAGAAATACATGGACACTCTCCCCGAAAAGTACCGCTCGGTGTTCGTCCTGTGCGATGTACAGGGATTCTCGTACGAGGAAACGGCCCGGATCATGGAACTTTCGATCCCCGCGGTGAAGTCCCGCCTTCATCGCACGAGGTTGTTCCTGAGGGAAAGGTTGGGCAGGTACCTGCGGGAAGGAACTTCGTAA
- a CDS encoding response regulator: MSFTSNEQSGNEPRRKPGMSIYEKLKNMKIVLIEDDPWIQNGLRMYFRYHGCVLESFENGAAAVDALTKDRADIIICDYWLPDLDGLTLLRKVRPYQQDTVTILITAYPSDGLREEAIRMGVRDFIPKPLTIQKLEASLEALIKDPAAREDNAD; encoded by the coding sequence ATGTCATTCACTTCCAACGAACAGAGCGGAAACGAACCCAGGCGCAAACCGGGCATGAGCATATACGAGAAGCTGAAAAACATGAAAATCGTCCTTATAGAAGACGACCCCTGGATCCAGAACGGACTGCGGATGTATTTCCGTTACCACGGGTGCGTTCTCGAAAGTTTCGAAAACGGCGCGGCCGCGGTTGATGCGCTAACGAAGGACCGGGCCGACATAATCATCTGCGACTACTGGCTGCCGGACCTCGACGGCCTTACGCTTCTGCGGAAGGTGCGCCCATATCAACAGGACACCGTAACGATACTGATTACGGCGTACCCCAGCGACGGGTTGCGGGAAGAGGCCATAAGGATGGGAGTCCGCGATTTCATCCCGAAACCGTTGACGATCCAGAAACTGGAAGCCTCCCTCGAGGCGCTGATCAAGGACCCGGCTGCCCGCGAAGATAACGCCGATTGA